The following are encoded together in the Enterobacteriaceae endosymbiont of Plateumaris sericea genome:
- the tpiA gene encoding triose-phosphate isomerase, with the protein MKPFFIIGNWKLNGNTIFVKNYINKIKNFLNKKKLNYCKISIAPSYTYLYLSNIYLNNTKIALTAQNVDINLSGSFTGEISINMLKDIGVKYVIIGHSERRIFHKETNEYISKKFHIIKSNDLIPILCIGETKLEKDMNQTKDICAKQIDVILNDQGVQAFNNTIIAYEPIWAIGSGKSANPIEVQNIHKFIRDYIAQKDLNISKNIIIQYGGSINENNIDMFIKQKDINGFLIGKASLTAENFISIVKKAEKIISSIH; encoded by the coding sequence ATTAAACCATTTTTCATTATTGGTAATTGGAAACTTAATGGTAATACTATATTTGTAAAAAATTATATAAATAAAATAAAAAATTTTTTAAATAAAAAAAAATTAAATTATTGTAAAATATCTATTGCACCTTCTTATACTTATTTATATTTATCTAATATTTATTTAAATAATACTAAAATTGCCCTAACAGCACAAAATGTAGATATTAATCTTTCTGGATCTTTTACAGGTGAAATATCAATAAATATGTTAAAAGATATAGGAGTAAAATATGTTATTATTGGTCATTCAGAAAGAAGAATTTTTCATAAAGAAACTAACGAATATATATCTAAAAAATTTCATATAATTAAATCTAATGATTTAATACCAATTTTATGTATAGGAGAAACTAAATTAGAAAAAGATATGAATCAAACAAAAGATATTTGTGCAAAACAGATAGATGTCATACTAAATGATCAAGGAGTTCAAGCTTTTAATAATACAATTATAGCTTACGAACCTATTTGGGCTATTGGTTCAGGTAAATCAGCTAATCCAATAGAAGTTCAAAATATTCATAAATTTATTAGAGACTATATTGCTCAAAAAGATTTAAATATATCTAAAAATATTATTATACAATATGGAGGATCAATTAATGAAAATAATATAGATATGTTTATTAAACAAAAAGATATAAATGGTTTTTTAATAGGAAAAGCTTCTTTAACAGCAGAAAATTTTATATCTATCGTTAAAAAAGCTGAAAAAATTATAAGTTCTATTCATTAG
- the lysS gene encoding lysine--tRNA ligase, with translation MSENKNKHIKNNNFIKVINNERTSRIKKLTELRKNNNAFPNNFKINITSDVLYKKFNNINSILDKNLVCHIAGRIINFRIMGKASFIKIKDEKGYIQIYLSADSLSLKEYKKIIHQYDLGDIIGIIGNVFKTKTGILSIYSNKCYLLTKSIRPLPNKFHGLKNQEIKYRKRYLDLIVNDKSKKIFEQRSKIIFTIRNFMNKMNFIEVETPMMQIIPGGATARPFITHHNTFNRNMYLRIAPELYLKRLIIGGFNKIFEINRNFRNEGISTQHNPEFTMMELYIAYANYNDLIIFFEKMLLYIGQKILKSNQLFFNNNEFNLSKPFNKLTMKESIIYYYPNINYRDLNNFNKLIDISNMLKVKINYNWSIGKIISSIFEEKIINKLITPTFITEYPTEISPLARRNELDISITDRFEFFVCGMEIANGFSELNDPEDQKIRFKQQMILKNEDNNNTQHHFYDKDYIEALEHGLPPTAGLGIGIDRLVMLFTNSQSIRDVILFPTLRPNE, from the coding sequence ATGTCTGAAAACAAAAACAAACATATTAAAAATAATAATTTTATTAAAGTAATTAATAATGAAAGAACATCACGTATAAAAAAATTAACAGAATTAAGAAAAAATAATAATGCATTTCCTAATAATTTTAAAATTAATATTACATCTGATGTTTTATATAAAAAATTTAATAATATTAATTCTATTTTAGATAAAAATTTAGTATGTCATATTGCTGGGCGTATTATTAATTTTCGTATTATGGGTAAAGCATCTTTTATTAAAATAAAAGATGAAAAAGGATATATCCAAATATATTTATCTGCTGATAGTTTATCTTTAAAAGAATATAAAAAAATTATACATCAATATGATCTTGGAGATATAATAGGTATTATTGGTAATGTTTTTAAAACTAAAACTGGAATTTTATCAATATATTCTAATAAATGTTATTTATTAACAAAATCTATTCGACCATTACCTAATAAATTTCATGGTTTAAAAAATCAAGAAATTAAATATAGAAAGAGATATTTAGATCTTATTGTAAATGATAAATCAAAAAAAATTTTTGAACAAAGATCAAAAATAATATTTACTATACGTAATTTTATGAATAAAATGAATTTTATTGAAGTAGAAACACCAATGATGCAAATTATTCCTGGAGGGGCAACAGCTAGACCATTTATAACTCATCATAATACTTTTAATCGTAATATGTATCTACGTATAGCTCCAGAATTATATTTAAAAAGATTAATTATTGGAGGATTTAATAAAATTTTTGAAATTAATAGAAATTTTCGTAATGAAGGTATTTCTACACAACATAATCCTGAATTTACAATGATGGAATTATATATAGCATATGCTAATTATAATGATTTAATAATATTTTTTGAAAAAATGTTATTGTATATAGGTCAAAAAATATTAAAGTCTAATCAATTATTTTTTAATAATAATGAATTTAATCTTAGTAAACCATTTAATAAATTAACTATGAAAGAATCTATAATTTACTATTATCCTAATATTAATTATAGAGATCTTAATAACTTTAATAAATTAATAGATATAAGTAATATGTTAAAAGTTAAAATTAATTATAATTGGAGTATAGGTAAAATAATTTCTTCTATATTCGAAGAAAAAATAATAAATAAATTAATTACACCTACATTTATTACAGAATATCCTACTGAAATATCACCATTAGCACGTAGAAATGAATTAGATATTTCTATAACTGATAGATTTGAATTTTTTGTATGTGGTATGGAAATAGCTAATGGTTTTTCTGAATTAAATGATCCTGAAGATCAAAAAATAAGATTTAAACAACAAATGATTCTTAAAAATGAAGACAATAATAACACACAACATCATTTTTATGATAAAGATTATATAGAAGCATTAGAACATGGATTACCACCAACTGCAGGATTAGGTATTGGAATAGATAGATTAGTAATGTTATTTACAAATTCTCAATCTATTAGAGATGTAATTTTATTTCCTACTTTAAGACCTAATGAATAG
- the prfB gene encoding peptide chain release factor 2 (programmed frameshift), translated as MFEINLIKNSLYKIKEKNNFIRRFLDYSELKKKLLKINNQFKNLDIWNDISYGQKLSKEKFYIENILFTLNMINQEIVDIDELIKLAIDSNDNDILQESVQTLYILKNKLDELEFQKIFIKKNDNKNCFIDIKAGSGGIESQDWAQMIMRMYLKWAENKKFKIYIIEKSPGEKVGIKSATIKIIGNYAFGWLRTESGIHRLVRKSPFNTYGRRHTSFSSTFIYPEINNYNSNIIIKADDLRIDVYRSSGAGGQHVNRTESAVRITHIPTGIVTQCQNNRSQHKNKNQAMKQLEKKLYELDFKKKNIEKQKIENSKLDISWGYQIRSYILDNSRIKDIRTGVETNNVQSVLDGNIDIFIKASLKIGL; from the exons ATGTTTGAAATTAATTTAATAAAAAATAGTTTATATAAAATTAAAGAAAAAAATAATTTTATTAGGAGGTTTCTT GATTATTCAGAATTAAAAAAAAAATTATTAAAAATTAATAATCAATTTAAAAATTTAGATATTTGGAATGATATTAGTTATGGACAAAAATTAAGTAAAGAAAAATTTTATATAGAAAATATTTTATTTACTTTAAATATGATTAATCAAGAAATAGTAGATATTGATGAATTAATTAAGTTAGCTATTGATTCTAATGATAATGATATATTACAAGAATCTGTTCAAACATTATATATTTTAAAAAATAAATTAGATGAATTAGAATTTCAAAAAATTTTTATTAAAAAAAATGATAATAAGAATTGTTTTATTGATATAAAAGCAGGATCAGGAGGTATTGAATCTCAAGATTGGGCACAAATGATTATGAGAATGTATTTAAAATGGGCTGAAAATAAAAAATTTAAAATATATATAATAGAAAAATCTCCAGGAGAAAAAGTAGGTATAAAATCAGCAACGATAAAAATAATAGGAAATTATGCTTTTGGTTGGTTACGAACAGAAAGTGGTATACATCGTTTAGTAAGAAAGAGTCCTTTTAATACATATGGAAGACGTCATACTTCATTTAGTTCAACATTTATATATCCTGAAATAAATAATTATAATTCTAATATAATAATAAAAGCAGATGATTTACGAATTGATGTGTATAGATCTTCTGGTGCAGGAGGACAACATGTTAACCGTACAGAATCAGCTGTAAGAATTACTCATATACCTACAGGAATAGTAACTCAATGTCAAAATAATAGATCTCAACATAAAAATAAAAATCAAGCTATGAAACAATTAGAAAAAAAATTATATGAATTAGATTTTAAAAAGAAAAATATAGAAAAACAAAAAATAGAAAATAGTAAATTAGATATAAGTTGGGGTTACCAAATAAGATCTTATATATTAGATAATTCTAGAATTAAAGATATACGTACAGGAGTAGAAACTAATAATGTTCAATCTGTTTTAGACGGTAATATAGATATATTTATTAAAGCTAGTTTAAAAATAGGATTATAA
- a CDS encoding Do family serine endopeptidase: MKKLKLIVYFIFCIIISTQSLVKIHAKSLPPHQLFDQKLPSLSKILDKAMPSVVSITVDGSNMINNFTLPPQLQELMGDHPEFCQEESIFRDTPLCPSGSDADANLETKFRSLASGVIIDAKNGYILTNNHVIENAKKIEVELNDGSYYEGFVIGSDPKIDVALIKINHAKNLVAFKIANSDKLKIGDYTIAIGNPFGLGNTVTTGIISGLGRGGVSTSTYENFIQTDAAMNRGNSGGALINLNGELIGLNTAILSPDGGNVGVGFAIPSNAVASLSHEIIKFGRIRHVYFGIVGIGINKTLANIMKAPTKNIKGGTFVSNVLKNSTAYNGGIKAGDIILAMNNKKFDSFYELRSRISVLSVGTKIKLTVIRNGKIKNIMLILQEDPDSLTSSQHYVGIEGAQLQDVVVVNKGSKRKQKSRTKRYVKVIDVTEDSRADDMGLEPDDIILDINKIPVHTIKDVKKITNKKPSIILIHILRENTNMYLLTKLSE, encoded by the coding sequence ATGAAAAAATTAAAATTAATTGTATATTTTATATTTTGTATTATTATTTCAACACAATCTTTAGTAAAAATTCATGCAAAATCATTACCACCTCATCAATTATTTGATCAAAAATTACCTAGTTTATCTAAAATATTAGATAAAGCAATGCCTTCTGTTGTAAGCATAACAGTAGATGGTAGTAATATGATAAATAATTTTACTTTACCTCCTCAATTACAAGAATTAATGGGAGATCATCCTGAATTTTGTCAAGAAGAATCTATATTTAGAGATACACCACTTTGTCCATCAGGTAGTGATGCTGATGCTAATTTAGAAACTAAATTTCGTTCATTAGCATCTGGAGTTATAATAGATGCTAAAAATGGATATATTCTAACTAATAATCATGTTATAGAAAACGCTAAAAAAATAGAAGTTGAATTAAATGATGGTAGTTATTATGAAGGTTTTGTAATAGGTTCAGATCCTAAAATAGATGTAGCATTAATTAAAATCAATCATGCTAAAAATCTTGTTGCTTTTAAAATAGCTAATTCTGACAAATTAAAAATTGGAGATTATACTATTGCAATAGGTAACCCTTTTGGATTAGGAAATACTGTAACAACAGGTATTATCTCTGGTTTAGGACGTGGTGGAGTTAGTACAAGTACTTACGAAAATTTTATTCAAACAGATGCTGCTATGAATCGTGGTAATTCTGGTGGTGCATTAATAAATTTAAATGGTGAATTAATTGGCCTTAACACTGCTATTTTATCTCCTGATGGAGGAAATGTAGGAGTAGGTTTTGCTATTCCTAGTAATGCAGTTGCTAGTTTAAGTCATGAAATAATTAAGTTTGGTAGAATAAGACATGTTTATTTTGGTATTGTAGGTATAGGCATTAATAAAACATTAGCTAATATCATGAAAGCTCCTACTAAAAATATAAAAGGAGGAACTTTTGTTAGTAATGTTTTAAAAAATTCTACTGCATATAATGGTGGAATTAAAGCAGGTGATATAATACTTGCAATGAATAATAAAAAATTTGATAGTTTTTATGAATTAAGATCACGAATAAGTGTATTATCTGTTGGTACTAAAATAAAACTTACTGTTATACGTAACGGTAAAATAAAAAATATAATGCTTATTTTACAAGAAGATCCAGATAGTTTAACTTCATCTCAACATTATGTTGGAATAGAAGGTGCTCAATTACAAGATGTAGTAGTAGTAAATAAAGGAAGTAAAAGAAAACAAAAATCAAGAACAAAAAGATATGTTAAAGTTATAGATGTAACCGAAGATTCTAGAGCTGATGATATGGGTTTAGAACCTGATGATATTATATTAGATATTAATAAAATTCCAGTTCATACAATAAAAGATGTAAAAAAAATTACTAATAAAAAACCATCAATTATTTTAATACATATTTTAAGAGAAAATACTAATATGTATTTATTAACAAAATTATCTGAATAA
- the rpiA gene encoding ribose-5-phosphate isomerase RpiA — MLDKFKKIAAQAAINYINNKNINIVGIGTGTTIKYFINMLSDIKNNINGFVSTSISSTIELKKYDFHIYDSNEVDSIDIYFDSADEINNKMEMIKGGGAALTNEKIVSSIANKFICIVDQSKHVNILGKKYPLPIEVIPIAKSYVFKELSKLGGYPKHRKGIITEHGNIILDIYNLNISKPKKLEKYINSITGVVTVGLFANRCADIVITGNYDYTVSIINNTK, encoded by the coding sequence ATGTTAGATAAATTTAAAAAAATTGCTGCTCAAGCTGCTATAAATTATATAAATAATAAGAATATTAATATTGTTGGTATTGGAACAGGTACTACAATAAAATATTTTATAAATATGTTATCTGATATTAAAAATAACATTAATGGTTTTGTTTCTACTTCTATTTCATCTACAATTGAATTAAAAAAATATGATTTTCATATTTATGATAGTAACGAAGTAGATTCAATTGATATATATTTTGATAGTGCTGATGAAATTAATAACAAAATGGAAATGATAAAAGGTGGAGGAGCTGCATTAACAAATGAAAAAATAGTTTCTAGTATTGCTAATAAATTTATATGTATTGTAGATCAATCTAAACATGTAAACATTTTGGGTAAAAAATATCCTTTGCCTATTGAAGTTATACCTATTGCTAAATCATATGTTTTTAAAGAATTATCTAAATTAGGAGGTTATCCAAAACATAGAAAAGGAATTATTACAGAACATGGAAATATAATATTAGATATATATAATTTAAATATTAGTAAACCAAAAAAATTAGAAAAATATATTAATTCTATTACTGGAGTAGTAACAGTCGGTTTATTTGCTAATAGATGTGCTGATATAGTTATAACAGGAAATTATGATTATACTGTATCAATTATAAATAATACAAAATAA
- the dapF gene encoding diaminopimelate epimerase codes for MKFSKMHALSNDFVVINNIKQNHYLDKNIIKKLSNRYTSIGFDQLLLIELSNNKNIDFHYRIFNSDGNEVNQCGNGARCFAKYVNIKKLTLKKNICISTNTNIIYLKILENNKVCVNMGIPLFDPKSLPFLGKLKNNNYSLFFNKKIIKFDIVSLGNPHCIIQVNNIFTTPVKLIGSFIQNHKLFPNKVNVGFMEYINSNNIKLRVFERGVGETNACGTGACAAVAVGINKKLLSNKVKVNLIGGSLNIKWKGDNSNIFMKGDAHYIYDGEIDL; via the coding sequence ATAAAATTTTCTAAAATGCATGCTTTAAGTAACGATTTTGTTGTTATTAATAACATAAAACAAAATCATTATTTAGATAAAAATATTATTAAAAAATTATCAAATAGATATACAAGTATAGGATTTGATCAATTATTATTAATAGAATTATCAAATAATAAAAATATTGATTTTCATTATCGTATATTTAATTCAGATGGAAATGAAGTTAATCAATGTGGTAATGGAGCAAGATGTTTTGCTAAATATGTAAATATTAAAAAATTAACTTTAAAAAAAAATATATGTATTAGTACTAATACTAATATTATATATTTAAAAATTTTGGAAAATAATAAAGTTTGTGTAAATATGGGTATCCCTTTATTTGATCCTAAATCTCTACCTTTTTTAGGAAAATTAAAGAATAATAATTATTCATTATTTTTTAATAAAAAAATTATTAAATTTGATATTGTTTCTTTAGGTAATCCTCATTGTATTATTCAAGTAAATAATATATTTACTACCCCTGTAAAATTAATAGGTTCTTTTATCCAAAATCATAAATTATTTCCTAATAAAGTAAATGTAGGTTTTATGGAATATATTAATTCTAATAATATTAAATTACGTGTTTTTGAACGTGGTGTAGGTGAAACTAATGCTTGTGGTACAGGAGCTTGTGCTGCTGTAGCTGTAGGTATAAATAAAAAATTATTATCTAATAAAGTGAAAGTTAATTTAATAGGTGGATCTTTAAATATAAAATGGAAAGGTGATAATAGTAATATATTTATGAAAGGTGATGCTCACTATATTTATGATGGAGAAATAGATTTATAA
- a CDS encoding UvrD-helicase domain-containing protein, with protein MHIIKLLNNLNDKQKKVVSSIRKNLLVLAGAGSGKTLVLVRRIAWLISIEHCSPKSILAMTFTNKAAKEIKMRVSKFINNKKQQDIWIGTFHSFAYYLLRIHYLEAKLPKNFQIIDNEDQKRLIKRIINIMNLNINEQKYSINYIIKFINQIKNNCLKYNKNNRINILIYQIYDKYQNLCKINGVVDFNELIFKLYNLFLYNKNILKIYQKRFQNILIDEFQDTNSIQYNCIYLLYKKNHKAKVTIVGDDDQSIYGWRGAKIENINLFLKDFHNVETILLEQNYRSTSNILNAANKLISNNNSTRLEKNLWTNTNNGKLISIYFALNEFDEAEYIIHYIKNNLIKKNIQLNDCVVLYRNNSQSRIIEENMLKHNIPYKITGGLRFCERQEIKNTLSYLRLISNYNDDSSFERIINIPKRGIGIITINIIKSIAKKFHFSLWKASNFIINEKKNYLNKITYKALKKFIYLIIMLKENTINYTLPIKIEEIMKSSGLWNLYLQNNYEQNNTRINNLKELINAAVHFMKFKNINNNDSINKNNDLIEFLSQTILEYENKNEQEEDKNNNFIQMMTIHASKGLEFSQVFIIGMEEGIFPSKASLNNNEYLYEERRLAYVGITRAKKKLILTYAKQRYFYGKEINSLPSRFIDELPYNCIKKINYLEYKKNLTNIINNKNYYLGQVIYHNTFGKGIILKIEQINNTKKIKILFDNIGIKWIMSNYIQLYNQ; from the coding sequence ATGCATATTATAAAATTATTAAATAATTTAAATGATAAACAAAAAAAAGTTGTATCTTCAATTCGTAAAAATTTATTAGTATTAGCAGGAGCAGGAAGTGGAAAAACACTTGTATTAGTTCGTAGAATAGCATGGTTAATATCAATAGAACATTGTTCACCAAAATCTATTTTAGCTATGACTTTTACTAATAAAGCTGCTAAAGAAATTAAAATGAGAGTATCAAAATTTATTAATAATAAAAAACAGCAAGATATTTGGATAGGAACTTTTCATAGTTTTGCTTATTATTTACTTAGAATACACTATTTAGAAGCAAAATTACCTAAAAATTTTCAAATAATAGATAACGAAGATCAAAAACGTTTAATAAAACGTATTATTAATATAATGAATTTAAATATAAATGAACAAAAATATTCAATTAATTATATTATTAAATTTATTAATCAAATTAAAAATAATTGCTTAAAATATAATAAAAATAATAGAATTAATATTCTAATTTATCAAATATATGATAAATATCAAAATTTATGTAAAATTAATGGTGTTGTAGATTTTAATGAATTAATATTTAAATTATATAATTTATTTTTATATAATAAAAATATATTAAAAATATATCAGAAACGTTTTCAAAATATTTTAATTGATGAATTTCAAGATACTAATAGTATACAATATAATTGTATTTATTTATTATATAAAAAAAATCATAAAGCAAAAGTTACTATAGTAGGAGATGATGATCAATCTATTTATGGTTGGAGAGGTGCAAAAATAGAAAATATTAATCTTTTTTTAAAAGATTTTCATAATGTTGAAACTATTTTATTAGAACAAAATTATCGTTCAACTAGTAATATTCTTAATGCAGCAAATAAATTAATATCCAATAATAATTCTACTAGATTAGAAAAAAATTTATGGACTAATACTAATAATGGAAAATTAATATCAATATATTTTGCATTAAATGAATTTGATGAAGCTGAATATATTATACATTATATAAAAAATAATTTAATAAAAAAAAATATACAATTAAATGATTGTGTAGTTTTATATAGAAATAATTCTCAATCACGAATTATAGAAGAAAATATGTTAAAACATAATATTCCATATAAAATAACTGGAGGACTAAGATTTTGTGAAAGACAAGAAATAAAAAATACATTATCATATTTAAGATTAATATCTAATTATAATGATGATAGTTCTTTTGAAAGAATTATTAATATTCCAAAAAGAGGTATTGGAATTATTACCATAAATATTATAAAATCTATAGCAAAAAAATTTCATTTTTCATTATGGAAAGCAAGTAATTTTATTATTAATGAAAAAAAAAATTATTTAAATAAAATAACATATAAAGCATTAAAAAAATTTATTTATTTAATAATAATGTTAAAAGAAAATACTATTAATTATACATTACCAATAAAAATTGAAGAAATTATGAAATCTTCAGGATTATGGAATTTATATTTACAAAATAATTATGAACAAAATAATACTAGAATAAATAATTTAAAAGAATTAATTAATGCAGCAGTTCATTTTATGAAATTTAAAAATATTAATAATAATGATAGCATAAATAAAAATAATGATTTAATAGAATTTTTATCTCAAACTATATTAGAATATGAAAATAAAAACGAACAAGAAGAAGATAAAAATAATAATTTTATACAAATGATGACTATTCATGCTTCTAAAGGATTAGAATTTTCTCAAGTTTTTATTATTGGTATGGAAGAAGGTATTTTCCCAAGTAAAGCATCATTAAATAATAATGAATATCTTTATGAAGAAAGACGTTTAGCATATGTAGGAATTACGAGAGCTAAAAAAAAATTAATATTAACTTATGCAAAACAACGTTATTTTTATGGAAAAGAAATTAATTCATTACCATCTAGATTTATAGATGAATTACCATATAATTGTATTAAAAAAATTAATTATTTAGAATATAAAAAAAATCTCACAAATATTATTAATAATAAAAATTATTATTTAGGACAAGTAATTTATCATAATACCTTTGGTAAAGGAATTATTTTAAAAATTGAACAAATAAATAATACTAAAAAAATAAAAATATTATTTGATAATATAGGTATTAAATGGATAATGTCTAATTATATTCAATTATATAATCAATAA
- the corA gene encoding magnesium/cobalt transporter CorA → MLSVFKVYKSRLTRLELNNSDFSDSIWIDLIKPDNNERKKIYFFLGQNLATRPELEDIEASARFFENEEGLHIHSFFFYEDMDDHAGISTVAFTIKNGRLYTLRERELPAFRLYRMRTRNQKLADGNPYELLLDLFETKIEQLADEIENIYSDLEHLSRIIMKGHQDDKFDNALSTLAELEDIGWKVRLCLMDTQRALNFLMRKTRLPNNQMEQAREIQRDIESLLPHNESLFQKVNFLMQAAMGFINIEQNRIIKIFSLVSVIFLPPTLVASSYGMNFSFIPELKWKYGYPYALILMILAGLAPYFYFKKKKWL, encoded by the coding sequence ATGCTAAGTGTTTTTAAAGTATATAAAAGTCGTTTAACACGCTTAGAATTAAATAATAGCGATTTTTCAGATTCCATCTGGATTGATTTAATTAAACCTGATAATAATGAAAGAAAGAAAATATATTTTTTTCTAGGACAAAATTTAGCTACTAGACCTGAATTAGAAGATATAGAAGCATCAGCAAGATTTTTTGAAAATGAAGAAGGATTACATATTCATTCATTCTTTTTTTATGAAGATATGGATGATCATGCAGGAATTTCAACAGTAGCATTTACTATTAAAAATGGACGTTTATATACATTAAGAGAACGTGAATTACCTGCTTTTCGTTTATATAGAATGCGGACTCGTAATCAAAAATTAGCAGATGGCAATCCTTATGAATTATTACTGGATTTATTTGAAACAAAAATAGAACAATTAGCAGATGAAATTGAAAATATATATAGTGATTTAGAACATTTAAGTAGAATAATTATGAAAGGACATCAAGATGATAAATTTGATAATGCTCTTTCAACTTTAGCAGAATTAGAAGATATTGGATGGAAAGTTAGATTATGTTTAATGGATACACAAAGAGCATTAAATTTTTTAATGAGAAAAACAAGATTACCTAATAACCAAATGGAACAAGCGAGAGAAATTCAAAGAGATATTGAATCATTATTACCACATAATGAATCTTTATTTCAAAAAGTTAATTTTTTAATGCAAGCAGCTATGGGATTTATTAATATAGAACAAAATCGTATTATAAAAATTTTTTCATTAGTTTCTGTAATATTTTTACCACCAACTTTAGTTGCTTCAAGTTATGGTATGAACTTTTCTTTTATTCCTGAATTAAAATGGAAATATGGTTATCCATATGCATTAATATTAATGATATTAGCTGGTTTAGCTCCTTATTTTTATTTTAAAAAAAAAAAATGGTTATAA